The nucleotide window CGCTTCAGGCTGCGGCAGCTCAAACGACGCGCTGAGCCACCTGCCCGAGGCGATCCGGGCCAAGGTGCACAACCACCCCTGTTATTCCGAGCAGGCCCATCACTACTACGCCCGGATGCACGTGGCGGTGGCCCCCGCCTGCAACATTCAATGTCACTACTGCAACCGCAAATACGACTGCGCCAACGAATCGCGCCCCGGCGTGGTCTCCGAACTTTTGACCCCCGCCCAGGCGATCAAAAAAACCCTGGCGGTGGCGGCCAACATCCCCCAGATGACGGTGCTGGGCATCGCCGGTCCCGGCGATCCGCTGGCCAACCCCGAGCGCACCTTCGAAACCTTCCGCGCCCTCAGCGAGCAGGCCCCCGACATCAAGCTGTGCGTCTCGACCAACGGTTTGGATCTGCCCAAACACGTCGAGGAGCTGGCCCAGCACAACATCGACCACGTCACCATCACCATCAACTGCGTCGATCCCGAGGTGGGGGCCAAGATCTACCCCTGGATCTACTGGAACAACCGGCGCATTCGCGGGGTGAAGGCCGCCAAGATCTTGATCGAGCAGCAGCAGAAGGGGCTTGAGATGCTCGTGGCCAAGGGGATTTTGGTGAAGGTCAACTCGGTGATGATCCCCGGCGTCAACGACCAGCACCTCAAAGAGGTCAGCAAGGTTGTCAAAGCCAAAGGGGCTTTTTTGCACAACGTCATGCCGCTGATCGCCGAGGCCGAACACGGCACCTTCTTTGGGGTCATGGGGCAACGCGGTCCCTCGGCCGCCGAGCTGCAAGCGTTGCAAGACGAGTGCGCGGGCGACATGGCGATGATGCGCCACTGCCGTCAGTGCCGGGCCGATGCGGTTGGGATGCTGGGCGAGGATCGCGGCGACGAGTTCACTCTCGACAAGCTTGAGACGATGGAGATCGACTACCCCGCCGCGATGGAACAACGGGCTCGGGTCCACGCCGCCATCGAGCAAAAGCTGGCCGAAAAATCCAAACCCCAGGCCACCGCGACGGTGTCGCTGGCCAGCATCGCCATCGCCCCGAAAACCCGGCCCGTGCTGATGGCGGTCGCCACCAAGGGGGGCGGGGTCATCAACGAACACTTCGGCCATGCCCGCGAGTTCTTGATTTACGAGGCATCGTCCCGCGGCGTGCGCTTCATCGGTCACCGCAAGGTCGACCTGTATTGCAGCGGCGACGACACCTGCGGCGACGGCGAGAGCGTGCTGAGCAAGACCATCCGCACCCTCGAAGGATGCGAAGCGGTGCTGTGCGCCAAGATCGGTTTCGAGCCTTGGGGGCAGTTGGAGGAGGCGGGGATCCAACCCGACGGTGGCCACGCCATGGAGGAGATCGAATCTGCCGTGGCGGCGGTGTACGCCGAGATGAAGGTTGCGGGAAAGCTTGAGGCCGCGCCCAAGCGCAGTGTTCAGGCGGCAGGTTGAGTTGTGGGGCGGGTGGAGCGGTTGGGAAATCCCCCCCGACCCCCTCTTTTCAAAGGGGGGAATTTTTTGGCCCCGCCTTTTTGAACGGGGAGGGTCGCCCCACCTGCTCGACGTTCGTCCCCCCTCTTTGCAAAAGGGGGGGTGGGGGGATTTGCAGTGTCACCCGCCAGCGCCACCCCCCGGCGCATCCAACTGAAAGAGAGGTTCATGATGGCGCTGTCGATCATCGAAACCTGCGTCAATTGCTTCGCCTGCGAGCCGGTCTGTCCGAGCGACGCCATCGTCGAGGCGAGTCCCCATTTTTTGATTCAGGCCGACAAGTGCACCGAGTGCGACGGCGACTTTGCCGAACCCCAGTGCGCCAGCATTTGCCCCATTGAGGGGGCGATCTTGTTCAGCGATGGCACCCAGGTGAACCCCGCTGGATCGCTGACCGGCATTCCCCCCGAGAAACTGGCCGAGGCGATGGCCGAGATTCAGGCGCGGTAAGGGGTTTTGGTTGGTTTTGATTGGCTGAGTTGGTGCGGCGGGGGGTGAGCGGGTTTTGGATGATCGCTCGGTGGTAGCCCCTCTGATGCATTTCTGCTCACCCTGAGCCCGTCGAAGGGTGGCGCGATCAACCCCGGCCGGTCCCAAAGGTTTTGAACCCAGGCTTTCGGTGCATCCCCCCTGGATGCGAGGTGTGTATGGCCGTCATCCGCTTCTTCGAAAAACCGGGTTGTCGCAACAACATCCGGCAAAAACGGTGGCTTGAGGCCAGCGGCCACATCGTATTGGCCCGCAACCTGTTGACCGAACGCTGGAGCGAAGCCCGGTTGCGCCCCTTTTTGCACGGACTGCCGATCCCCGAGTGGTTCAATCGCGCCGCCCCCAAGGTGAAATCGGGGGAGGTGGTGCCCGAAAATTTAAGTGCCGATCAGGCCCTCGAATGGCTGATCGCCGAGCCGCTCTTGATCCGCCGTCCTTTAATGGAGGCCGAGGGGCGCTGTCGTGTCGGCTTCGATCCCAAGGCGGTGGAACGGTGGATCGGCCTGGATTTAAACGCCGACCCCGGCAGCGGCGACATCGAGGCCTGCGCCCACCCCCATGCCGACAAGGGGCACGGGTGCGCGGTGAAGGAGTCGTCATGAGCGCTGCGTTGAAACGGGTCG belongs to Proteobacteria bacterium CG1_02_64_396 and includes:
- a CDS encoding ferredoxin, yielding MALSIIETCVNCFACEPVCPSDAIVEASPHFLIQADKCTECDGDFAEPQCASICPIEGAILFSDGTQVNPAGSLTGIPPEKLAEAMAEIQAR
- a CDS encoding nitrogenase cofactor biosynthesis protein NifB, whose translation is MELKVLGQDDCANEPSKGCAASGCGSSNDALSHLPEAIRAKVHNHPCYSEQAHHYYARMHVAVAPACNIQCHYCNRKYDCANESRPGVVSELLTPAQAIKKTLAVAANIPQMTVLGIAGPGDPLANPERTFETFRALSEQAPDIKLCVSTNGLDLPKHVEELAQHNIDHVTITINCVDPEVGAKIYPWIYWNNRRIRGVKAAKILIEQQQKGLEMLVAKGILVKVNSVMIPGVNDQHLKEVSKVVKAKGAFLHNVMPLIAEAEHGTFFGVMGQRGPSAAELQALQDECAGDMAMMRHCRQCRADAVGMLGEDRGDEFTLDKLETMEIDYPAAMEQRARVHAAIEQKLAEKSKPQATATVSLASIAIAPKTRPVLMAVATKGGGVINEHFGHAREFLIYEASSRGVRFIGHRKVDLYCSGDDTCGDGESVLSKTIRTLEGCEAVLCAKIGFEPWGQLEEAGIQPDGGHAMEEIESAVAAVYAEMKVAGKLEAAPKRSVQAAG